One genomic region from Nymphalis io chromosome 18, ilAglIoxx1.1, whole genome shotgun sequence encodes:
- the LOC126775353 gene encoding uncharacterized protein LOC126775353 codes for MPLNAAGWTTEEDEKLIELVQPHGHLYCWLDPSRKNILIRERTWQEIAKELFKPVEECRKRWRGLRDGYTRNKRMGAIHKSKVPIFEKLQFLDSMPLDAIPLEVDCTEQDKNDILEADDQIHEEQVITEQNNVITDNQEYYEITLVDGPHQETDLKPQIIKIVPKKIKLESSQLEEAPPKKVGRKNAGRKKSVPLPRNIPPIKILPKPIVMNEPRIIKCIDDTKTSEQRSQVIDKLIEKVLKENTNEIDVFFRSMAASVKKLQPNLIPKVKMEVCNVIAKYEMQSFDKNIQNL; via the exons ATGCCACTAAACGCTGCAGGGTGGACAACCGAAGAGGACGAAAAACTTATCGAATTAGTGCAACCACATGGACATTTGTATTGTTGGCTAGATCCATCAAGGAAGAATATCTTAATACGAGAAAGAACCTGGCAAGAAATAGcgaaagaattatttaaaccaG TTGAAGAATGTAGGAAAAGATGGCGAGGTCTTCGAGATGGGTACACAAGAAACAAAAGGATGGGTGCCATACATAAATCCAAGGTGCCGATATTTGAAAAACTGCAATTTCTGGACAGCATGCCTTTGGACGCTATACCACTAGAGGTGGATTGTACTGAACAGGACAAAAATGACATACTGGAGGCGGATGATCAAATACATGAAGAACAGGTTATCACCGAACAGAATAATGTTATAACTGATAACCAGGAGTACTATGAA ATTACTCTCGTTGATGGACCGCACCAAGAGACTGATTTGAAaccacaaataataaaaattgtgccAAAGAAAATTAAACTCGAAAGCAGTCAATTAGAAGAGGCTCCGCCTAAAAAAGTTGGCAGAAAGAATGCGGGGAGAAAAAAATCTGTTCCACTGCCAAGAAATATACCTCCTATAAAGATATTACCTAAACCTATTGTAATGAACGAGCCtagaattataaaatgcatAGACGATACAAAAACTTCAGAGCAGAGATCACAAGTCATAGACAAGTTAatcgaaaaagtattaaaagaaaacacTAATGAGATTGATGTATTCTTCCGGAGTATGGCCGCTAGCGTTAAGAAATTACAACCTAATTTAATTCCTAAAGTAAAGATGGAAGTATGCAATGTAATTGCTAAATACGAAATGCAAAGCTTTGATAAGAACATTCAAAATCTTTGA